Proteins from a genomic interval of Mycoplasmopsis columboralis:
- a CDS encoding DNA polymerase III subunit beta family protein: MKFTIQKNKIESVVEFLSSYIDSADSFMPFRCLYFKINSDYLTITAQSATISAKKQLKVDEDIIRLEEVGKTLINASILKNIIKKFNNYVTFKSNENTIDIYEGTTKFTLTKIDSNQYPQIDFNDQENRTEVDAHNLEKVINNASIAASVSNDKLNALVYKCINVSSDGDSNIRFVSTDSYRLSTESIKVSKPVELNLTIDAKNLKKIVTKDADKKVFMFFNSSKFGISYTDTIVQTLTTNLNYLDVWNLFTFDVSRTIKIERQEFLKLINKALFYSSEKSRRLQFTFSSNEAKVIYEVPEIGIGEAQTSNYTLEGPELEIDLDFQYIKDAISVLDNGLINIYISKREDRLLLISENNQFNKQLVTPLRRI, translated from the coding sequence ATGAAATTTACAATTCAAAAAAATAAAATAGAATCGGTTGTCGAATTTTTAAGTTCTTATATTGATTCGGCTGATTCCTTTATGCCTTTTAGATGCTTGTATTTTAAAATCAATTCTGATTATTTAACAATAACAGCGCAATCAGCTACTATATCAGCTAAAAAGCAGCTTAAAGTTGACGAAGATATAATCAGACTTGAAGAGGTTGGGAAAACTTTAATAAATGCTTCGATATTAAAAAATATAATTAAAAAATTTAACAATTATGTTACTTTTAAATCAAATGAAAATACAATTGATATTTATGAAGGAACAACTAAATTTACTCTAACCAAAATTGATTCGAATCAATATCCACAAATTGATTTTAACGATCAAGAAAATAGAACTGAAGTTGATGCTCATAACTTAGAAAAAGTAATTAATAATGCTTCAATTGCTGCTAGTGTTTCAAATGATAAACTCAATGCATTAGTTTATAAATGCATCAATGTAAGTAGCGATGGAGACAGCAATATTCGTTTTGTATCAACTGATTCTTATAGATTAAGCACTGAAAGTATCAAGGTTTCTAAACCAGTAGAACTAAATTTAACAATCGATGCTAAAAATCTGAAAAAAATTGTTACAAAAGATGCTGATAAAAAAGTATTTATGTTTTTTAATTCATCTAAATTCGGAATTTCTTACACTGATACCATTGTTCAAACATTAACTACAAATTTAAATTATTTAGATGTTTGAAACTTATTTACTTTTGATGTATCTCGAACAATCAAAATTGAACGTCAAGAATTTTTAAAACTTATCAACAAAGCACTATTTTACTCATCGGAAAAATCAAGAAGACTTCAGTTTACTTTTAGCTCAAACGAAGCTAAAGTAATTTACGAAGTACCTGAAATTGGTATTGGTGAAGCACAAACTTCAAATTACACCTTAGAAGGTCCGGAACTTGAAATTGATTTGGATTTTCAATACATTAAAGATGCAATTTCGGTATTAGATAATGGTTTAATTAATATTTACATTAGTAAAAGAGAAGATAGACTATTGCTTATTTCTGAAAATAATCAGTTTAATAAACAATTAGTAACCCCTCTAAGAAGAATATAA
- a CDS encoding RNA-binding S4 domain-containing protein, whose product MVVKIKGDSIKLSQFLKKIDETQSGGQSKFFIKNNSIKINGEAPQGRSSKIKPGDIVWVNDTLIKVVSEE is encoded by the coding sequence ATGGTAGTTAAAATAAAAGGTGATTCAATTAAACTAAGTCAATTTCTTAAAAAAATTGACGAAACTCAATCAGGAGGACAGTCTAAATTTTTTATTAAAAATAATTCAATAAAAATCAACGGTGAAGCTCCTCAAGGAAGAAGTTCGAAAATAAAACCTGGAGATATTGTTTGAGTTAATGACACTTTAATTAAAGTTGTATCAGAAGAATAA
- a CDS encoding ATP-dependent DNA helicase has product MNNQIIQGSFVKILKGGKEYNWALLMFKPQDGSKTFVVYARNNVPNLFVQYEITLSTNSKSYDNKILNSYIPIIASKEINWEEYFAKHIPLIGKTTAKKINDLYGSDIFLLIKELDEHHEELLEVLSEKQIKSFVDYYSKNSHVVDSLMVNNSENDIKFFYANNLQSFYEKLVSLIKNKEPLIEKFALTSPYSLYFDYGLELNDVDKFALALDVHYQNNKNEFSNDRFEAYVDSLLKEKENNNSTLILINEVASDVAKILDFPKSDIIERFKFLIAHQKLRLRQINSTNYLTRNETFLKEQLIIKTLQKIKEKKPTELTFTANEEFEKLSNEQKEAFYHFLNENISVVSGGPGTGKSHLIHFINQTLIQNGYENLNDYFIVAPTGRAATNVSIKIKEQCKTIHSMLKIDRNERDVDEETLRDLKNTKIIVIDEFSMVNVNIFAKLLYACPNLEKLVLIGDVEQLPAIGPGNLLEEIIKFNLAKTTFLEKNFRSEYKEIVEHFNAIKHNQIPVFKKNIVDLIQYDSNIFTDKVVDLFVEQTKDFSLDNVILLTPSYKGNAGIINLNNKIQQKINPNSQIVYTLKKFKEEINFKLNDRVIQLENRVSDDVYNGDIGYIKKVEKDKENKHNLICVEFKRDNAIIEIKYTENEFREQVNLAYGITVHKFQGSEIDSVLFVINPQYQFMTTKKLVYTATSRAIKHLTITTTNDCDYFDLLIKNSITKERILTNFEYILKGE; this is encoded by the coding sequence ATGAACAATCAAATAATTCAAGGAAGCTTTGTAAAAATTTTAAAAGGAGGGAAAGAGTACAATTGAGCTCTTTTGATGTTTAAACCTCAAGATGGTTCAAAAACATTTGTAGTTTACGCACGAAATAATGTTCCTAATTTGTTTGTTCAATACGAAATTACATTAAGCACAAATTCAAAATCTTACGATAATAAAATATTAAATTCCTACATTCCGATAATAGCGTCTAAGGAAATTAATTGGGAAGAGTATTTTGCAAAACACATTCCTTTAATTGGTAAAACAACAGCTAAAAAAATTAATGATTTATATGGTAGTGATATTTTTTTACTAATTAAAGAATTAGATGAACATCATGAAGAACTACTAGAAGTTTTAAGTGAAAAGCAAATTAAAAGTTTTGTTGATTATTATTCAAAAAACTCACATGTAGTGGATTCTTTAATGGTGAATAATTCCGAAAATGATATTAAGTTTTTTTACGCAAATAATTTACAAAGTTTTTATGAAAAATTAGTTAGTTTAATAAAAAACAAAGAACCTTTGATTGAGAAATTTGCACTAACATCCCCATATAGCCTCTATTTTGATTATGGATTAGAATTAAATGATGTTGACAAATTTGCTCTTGCGTTAGATGTACATTATCAAAATAACAAAAATGAATTTAGTAACGATCGTTTTGAAGCTTATGTGGATTCTCTTTTAAAAGAAAAAGAAAATAATAATTCAACTTTGATTTTAATAAATGAGGTTGCAAGTGATGTTGCTAAAATTTTAGATTTTCCAAAATCAGACATTATTGAGCGTTTTAAATTTTTAATTGCTCATCAAAAGTTAAGACTCCGTCAAATTAATTCAACTAACTATTTAACTCGTAATGAAACATTTTTAAAAGAACAATTAATTATCAAAACACTCCAAAAAATAAAAGAAAAAAAACCCACAGAACTAACCTTTACTGCTAATGAAGAGTTTGAAAAATTAAGCAATGAGCAAAAAGAAGCATTCTATCATTTCTTAAATGAAAATATATCAGTGGTATCTGGAGGTCCTGGTACTGGAAAGAGTCACCTTATTCATTTTATTAATCAAACACTAATTCAAAATGGTTATGAAAATTTAAATGATTATTTTATTGTAGCCCCTACTGGTAGAGCGGCTACAAATGTGTCAATAAAAATTAAAGAACAATGTAAAACGATTCATAGTATGTTAAAAATCGACCGCAACGAAAGAGATGTTGATGAAGAAACATTACGAGATTTAAAAAACACAAAAATAATTGTTATTGATGAGTTTTCGATGGTGAATGTCAATATTTTTGCCAAACTTCTTTATGCATGTCCAAATTTAGAGAAATTGGTTTTAATTGGTGATGTTGAGCAATTACCAGCAATAGGTCCAGGGAATTTATTAGAAGAAATTATTAAATTCAATTTAGCTAAAACTACATTTTTAGAAAAAAACTTTAGAAGTGAATATAAAGAAATTGTTGAACATTTTAATGCTATTAAACATAATCAAATTCCAGTATTTAAGAAAAATATTGTTGACTTAATTCAATACGATTCAAATATTTTTACTGATAAAGTAGTAGATTTATTTGTTGAGCAAACAAAAGACTTTTCACTGGATAATGTTATTTTACTCACACCTTCGTATAAAGGAAATGCAGGAATTATTAATTTAAATAATAAGATTCAACAAAAAATAAATCCCAATTCTCAAATTGTTTACACTTTAAAAAAATTCAAAGAAGAAATTAACTTTAAACTAAATGATCGTGTTATTCAGTTAGAAAATAGAGTGTCTGATGATGTTTATAATGGTGATATTGGATATATAAAAAAAGTTGAAAAAGATAAAGAAAACAAACACAATCTAATTTGTGTAGAATTCAAGCGTGATAATGCAATAATTGAAATTAAATATACTGAAAATGAATTCAGAGAACAAGTTAATCTTGCTTATGGAATTACAGTTCATAAATTTCAAGGTTCAGAAATTGATAGTGTCTTGTTTGTTATTAACCCACAATATCAGTTTATGACAACAAAAAAATTAGTATACACTGCCACATCTAGAGCCATTAAACATCTAACGATAACAACAACTAATGATTGTGATTACTTTGATTTATTGATTAAAAATTCAATAACAAAAGAACGAATACTTACTAATTTTGAATATATTTTAAAAGGAGAATAA
- the pth gene encoding aminoacyl-tRNA hydrolase: protein MKLIVGLGNPGNEYKYTRHNAGFLVIDRICEKLKVSLNKSKYNGEFVKIDDIIIAKPLTYMNNSGTFVQQLANFYQVKFDDILVIHDEKDFPLGKSSIKIGGSGGSHNGVLSIIEKIGSTDFKRMKIGINTPHQGALKDFVLGRFSEEEYYILDNVIEVASEACISYMHNDIHAIMNKFNQKKNVIKK, encoded by the coding sequence ATGAAACTAATTGTTGGTTTAGGAAATCCAGGTAATGAATATAAATACACTAGACACAATGCTGGTTTTTTAGTTATTGATCGTATTTGTGAAAAACTAAAAGTTTCTTTAAATAAAAGTAAATACAATGGTGAATTTGTCAAAATTGATGATATTATCATTGCTAAACCGCTTACTTATATGAATAATTCCGGAACATTTGTTCAACAACTAGCTAATTTTTACCAAGTTAAGTTTGATGATATTTTAGTAATCCATGATGAAAAAGATTTTCCTTTAGGGAAATCTAGTATCAAAATAGGAGGAAGTGGCGGAAGTCATAACGGAGTATTAAGTATAATTGAAAAAATCGGATCTACTGATTTTAAAAGAATGAAAATAGGAATTAACACTCCACACCAAGGTGCTTTAAAAGATTTTGTTTTAGGTCGTTTTAGTGAAGAAGAATACTATATTTTAGATAATGTTATTGAAGTAGCTTCTGAAGCATGTATTTCATACATGCACAATGATATTCATGCGATTATGAATAAATTTAATCAAAAGAAAAATGTGATCAAAAAATAA
- the tilS gene encoding tRNA lysidine(34) synthetase TilS, which translates to MWSKNKKYLLAISGGPDSMFLLNKYKNKRIIVAFVNYNQRNNSFIDQEIVERFCLKHNISLKKLILKKEDFKGGNFQNWARSVRYDFFFKAAKENQIQTIITAHHKDDFLETCFMQERKNKVVNYWGIKKINTINGFTILRPLLHRYFKNKILSFNKKHNIDFALDYTNEQTKYQRNSIRKILINKTKIYKEILFWKYQLKNIFLYLKNKKEEKEFLKWEKSKFSQDIFENLHFQENLVYRFVHSYFVDVNLSKDKIASIISFIKSKNRTSKYKLKNNTFIVKKRGFLISDYAN; encoded by the coding sequence ATGTGATCAAAAAATAAGAAATATTTACTTGCTATTTCAGGTGGTCCTGATAGCATGTTTTTACTTAATAAGTACAAAAACAAACGAATAATAGTTGCTTTTGTAAATTATAATCAGAGAAACAATTCTTTTATTGATCAAGAAATTGTTGAAAGATTTTGTTTAAAACATAACATTTCTCTAAAAAAATTAATCTTAAAAAAAGAAGATTTTAAAGGAGGAAACTTCCAAAACTGGGCTAGAAGTGTAAGATACGATTTTTTCTTTAAGGCAGCTAAAGAAAACCAAATTCAAACAATAATAACCGCTCATCATAAAGATGATTTCTTAGAAACTTGTTTTATGCAAGAAAGAAAAAATAAGGTTGTTAATTATTGAGGAATAAAAAAAATAAATACCATTAATGGTTTTACAATATTAAGACCACTACTACATAGGTATTTCAAAAATAAAATACTATCTTTTAACAAAAAACACAATATTGATTTTGCACTTGATTACACTAACGAACAGACAAAATATCAAAGAAATTCAATAAGAAAAATTCTTATTAACAAAACAAAAATTTACAAAGAGATTTTATTTTGAAAATATCAACTAAAAAATATTTTTCTTTATTTAAAAAACAAAAAAGAAGAAAAAGAATTTTTAAAATGAGAGAAAAGTAAGTTTTCTCAAGATATATTTGAAAATTTACATTTTCAAGAAAATTTGGTTTATAGATTTGTTCATTCTTATTTTGTAGATGTTAATTTATCAAAAGACAAAATTGCTTCAATTATAAGTTTTATTAAATCTAAAAACAGAACATCTAAATATAAATTAAAAAACAACACTTTTATTGTTAAAAAAAGAGGTTTTTTAATTTCAGATTATGCCAACTAA
- the ftsH gene encoding ATP-dependent zinc metalloprotease FtsH codes for MKNTNTKRKIITIALIIVLLAIAIGLIAYYIVSLTSAEVPKTITDLNKYILDAKKDTSDNIYFESLTTNPFTNSITGVFVEEGKKTSFITYGNLRDLEALKGSVNATLPTEIFQVGEVLKGSYSSVATPKQNVFVQILISMIPWVLILIVSFFIFRSLNRSMSGQSSAFGGDKSPAQLIKSDKKFSDIAGNKEPIEEIKEIVDYLKNPKKYEEAGARMPRGILLGGPPGTGKTLLAKATAGEASVPFYFVSASNFVELFVGMGAKRVRQVIAEARKNSPAIIFIDELDAIGRTRGSGIGGGHDEREQTLNQLLVEMDGIKENSGLLFVAATNRTDILDPALTRPGRFDRIITVGLPDVKEREEILKLHAKGKRFDSSINFEKLARRTPGFSGAQLENVINEAVLLSVRENTNVISVELIDEAIDRVMSGPAKKSRTITKEELTLVAYHEAGHAVVGLKMPGGNKVQKITIIPRGNAGGYNLMMPENEKYNYTKQELLASIASFMGGRVAEEIKYGSKNITTGASDDIKKATSIARRMVVEFGMSDLGPIKYHDEEGNPFLGKTLANGGGISNQVSHEIDLEVRKIIFEAKNIATKIINENLELLELIKTLLLEQETIIAEEIEYIAKNLALPPKKSEQEKSNQNNIELDDLIELVGNEENKEASNK; via the coding sequence TTGAAAAATACTAATACAAAGCGTAAGATCATAACAATTGCTTTAATTATCGTTTTATTAGCAATTGCAATTGGTCTAATTGCTTATTACATAGTTTCACTTACTTCGGCTGAAGTACCAAAAACTATTACTGATTTAAATAAATATATTCTTGATGCTAAAAAAGATACAAGCGACAATATTTATTTTGAAAGCTTAACAACAAATCCGTTTACAAACTCAATAACCGGGGTATTTGTTGAAGAAGGTAAAAAAACATCATTCATTACATATGGTAACTTGAGAGATTTAGAAGCTCTTAAAGGTTCAGTAAACGCAACATTACCAACAGAAATATTCCAAGTTGGAGAAGTTTTAAAAGGATCTTATTCAAGTGTTGCAACACCAAAACAAAATGTGTTCGTACAAATTTTAATTTCAATGATTCCATGAGTATTAATACTTATTGTTTCATTCTTTATATTTAGATCTCTTAATCGTTCAATGTCTGGACAATCTAGTGCATTTGGTGGAGATAAAAGCCCAGCACAACTTATTAAATCAGATAAAAAATTCTCTGACATTGCCGGAAATAAAGAACCAATTGAAGAGATTAAAGAAATTGTAGATTATCTAAAAAATCCTAAAAAATACGAAGAAGCCGGTGCCAGAATGCCTCGTGGTATTTTACTCGGAGGTCCTCCAGGAACTGGTAAAACATTACTTGCTAAAGCAACCGCAGGTGAAGCTTCAGTTCCATTTTACTTTGTATCAGCATCTAACTTTGTTGAGTTATTTGTTGGTATGGGGGCTAAAAGAGTTCGTCAAGTTATAGCTGAAGCTCGTAAAAATTCTCCAGCTATTATCTTTATTGATGAGCTTGATGCTATTGGTAGAACAAGAGGAAGTGGTATTGGTGGAGGACATGACGAACGTGAACAAACACTTAACCAACTTCTTGTTGAAATGGATGGAATTAAAGAAAATTCAGGATTATTGTTTGTAGCTGCAACTAATAGAACTGATATTTTAGACCCTGCTTTAACACGTCCTGGACGTTTTGACAGAATTATTACTGTCGGACTTCCTGATGTGAAAGAAAGAGAAGAGATCTTAAAATTACATGCTAAAGGAAAGAGATTTGATTCTTCAATAAACTTTGAAAAATTAGCAAGAAGAACACCTGGATTTAGTGGTGCTCAACTTGAAAATGTTATTAATGAAGCTGTGTTGCTTTCAGTTAGAGAAAACACAAATGTTATTAGTGTTGAATTAATTGATGAAGCAATTGATAGAGTTATGTCAGGACCAGCTAAAAAATCAAGAACTATCACTAAAGAAGAATTAACCCTTGTTGCTTACCATGAAGCCGGACATGCAGTTGTTGGTTTAAAAATGCCAGGTGGAAATAAAGTTCAAAAAATTACCATCATCCCTCGTGGGAATGCGGGTGGATATAACTTAATGATGCCTGAAAACGAAAAATACAATTACACCAAACAAGAATTGCTTGCAAGCATTGCAAGCTTTATGGGTGGTAGAGTAGCTGAAGAAATTAAATACGGAAGCAAAAATATCACTACAGGAGCTAGTGATGATATTAAAAAAGCTACTTCAATTGCTCGTAGAATGGTTGTTGAATTTGGTATGTCTGATTTAGGACCTATTAAATATCACGACGAGGAAGGAAATCCTTTCTTAGGAAAAACTTTAGCCAACGGTGGAGGTATTTCAAACCAAGTTAGTCATGAAATTGATTTAGAGGTAAGAAAAATAATCTTTGAAGCCAAAAATATTGCAACTAAAATTATTAACGAAAATCTTGAACTTCTTGAATTAATTAAAACATTATTACTTGAACAAGAAACTATTATTGCTGAGGAAATAGAATACATTGCTAAAAACCTTGCTTTACCTCCTAAAAAAAGCGAACAAGAAAAAAGCAATCAAAATAATATTGAATTAGATGATTTAATAGAACTAGTTGGTAATGAGGAAAATAAAGAAGCATCAAACAAATAA